The following proteins come from a genomic window of Iamia sp. SCSIO 61187:
- the rsfS gene encoding ribosome silencing factor — MAEPSDTDGPALAAARAADAKGGTSTVVLRVGEVLGITELFVITSATNPRLVRAVVDEIEERVAQEHGVRPIRIEGRDDLRWVLMDYGDWVAHVFLDEARSFYDLERLWADVPRVAWAPAPA; from the coding sequence GTGGCTGAGCCGAGCGACACCGACGGCCCGGCGCTCGCCGCGGCGCGCGCCGCCGACGCCAAGGGCGGGACGAGCACCGTGGTCCTCCGGGTCGGGGAGGTCCTGGGGATCACCGAGCTGTTCGTGATCACCAGCGCCACCAACCCCCGTCTCGTCCGCGCCGTCGTCGACGAGATCGAGGAGAGGGTCGCCCAGGAGCACGGCGTGCGGCCGATCCGCATCGAGGGTCGCGACGACCTGCGGTGGGTGCTGATGGACTACGGCGACTGGGTCGCCCACGTCTTCCTCGACGAGGCCCGGTCGTTCTACGACCTCGAGCGGCTCTGGGCCGACGTCCCCCGGGTGGCCTGGGCCCCCGCTCCCGCCTGA